One region of Anthonomus grandis grandis chromosome 22, icAntGran1.3, whole genome shotgun sequence genomic DNA includes:
- the LOC126748786 gene encoding serine/threonine-protein kinase nekl-2-like translates to MDFYDVIEKLGRGTFGIVYICSVKHNKQKLVVKEIPIDLVSDDIKRAKNEATILKTLNHPNVIKYLDSYIKNFSFYIVMEYACHGNLQHYIMKRKADHNYLEAQAVMDFFCQILMGLNHIHDKGIVHRDLKSENIFITGINSNVLKIGDFGISKEMKNGNGDNICANTVIGTCNYMAPEIFDGKPYDNKTDIWALGCILYQLCQLEKMFEGTVSNVVLSIASAKLKCVDTKRYGHQMQKLLDLLMKTDPSQRPDTKSIMSLNDIFPSLYCLYFDLGCIS, encoded by the exons ATGGACTTTTATGATGTTATTGAAAAACTTGGCCGAGGAACTTTTGG GATAGTTTACATATGCAGTGTTAAacacaataaacaaaaattagtaGTGAAAGAAATACCTATTGATCTAGTTAGTGATGACATCAAACGAGCTAAAAATGAGGCAACGATTCTCAAAACTCTGAATCACCCGaatgtgataaaatatttagatagctatattaagaatttttcgTTTTACATTGTGATGGAATATGCTTGTCATGGAAACTTACAACACTATATTATGAAAAGAAAAGCTGACCACAATTATTTAGAGGCTCAA gcTGTTATGGACTTTTTCTGCCAAATACTTATGGGTCTTAATCATATCCATGACAAAGGAATCGTCCATAGAGATTTAAAAAgtgagaatatttttataactggAATAAACAGTAATGTCTTAAAAATAGGAGATTTTGGTATATCCaaagaaatgaaaaa tggcaATGGCGACAATATTTGTGCAAACACAGTTATAGGAACTTGTAATTACATGGCGCCAGAAATTTTTGATGGGAAACCGTATGATAACAAAACTGATATTTGGGCACTAGGATGTATCCTGTACCAGCTATGTCAgttagaaaaaatgtttgaagGGACA gtttccAATGTAGTCCTTTCAATAGCCAGTGCTAAATTGAAATGTGTGGACACAAAAAGGTATGGCCATCAAATGCAAAAACTTCTGGATCTATTAATGAAAACCGACCCCTCTCAACGACCAGACACAAAATCAATAATGTCACTAAATGACATTTTTCCTTCACTCTATTGCCTTTACTTTGATTTGGGATGCattagttaa